In one Inquilinus sp. Marseille-Q2685 genomic region, the following are encoded:
- a CDS encoding sulfite exporter TauE/SafE family protein encodes MTDPLLLLVALTFLLAGFVKGVVGLGLPTVAMGLLGLAMAPAQAAALLVVPSLVTNLWQLFAGPRFGGLLRRLWPMMAGICLGTWAGAGLLTGTGAGRATTALGAALVVYAAIGLAGPRFSVPPRAERWWSAPVGAATGLVTAATGVFVIPAVPFLQALGLEKEDLVQALGLSFTVSTLALAAGLARDGAFPLAAAGTSLLALAPALLGMAAGQWLRLRVRPEVFRRWFFLGLLLLGLDLALRPLL; translated from the coding sequence ATGACCGACCCGCTGCTGCTCCTCGTCGCCCTCACCTTCCTGCTCGCCGGCTTCGTCAAGGGCGTGGTCGGGCTCGGCCTGCCGACGGTGGCGATGGGGCTGCTCGGCCTGGCCATGGCGCCGGCCCAGGCCGCGGCACTGCTGGTGGTGCCGTCGCTGGTGACCAATCTCTGGCAGCTCTTCGCCGGGCCGCGCTTCGGCGGGCTGCTGCGCCGGCTGTGGCCGATGATGGCCGGGATCTGCCTTGGCACCTGGGCCGGGGCCGGCCTCTTGACCGGCACTGGCGCCGGGCGCGCCACCACCGCGCTCGGCGCGGCGCTGGTCGTCTACGCCGCGATCGGCCTGGCGGGTCCGCGCTTCTCGGTGCCGCCCCGGGCGGAGCGCTGGTGGTCGGCCCCGGTCGGCGCCGCCACCGGCCTGGTCACCGCCGCCACCGGGGTCTTCGTCATCCCGGCAGTGCCGTTCCTGCAGGCGCTGGGGCTGGAGAAGGAGGACCTGGTGCAGGCGCTGGGCCTGTCCTTCACCGTCTCGACCCTGGCGCTGGCCGCCGGCCTGGCGCGGGACGGCGCCTTCCCGCTGGCGGCCGCCGGCACCTCGCTGCTGGCGCTGGCGCCGGCGCTGCTCGGCATGGCCGCCGGGCAATGGCTGCGCCTCAGGGTACGGCCGGAGGTGTTCCGGCGCTGGTTCTTCCTCGGGCTGCTGCTGCTCGGCCTCGACCTGGCGCTGCGGCCGCTGCTGTGA
- a CDS encoding PH domain-containing protein, with the protein MAETTRDAAQDTPTGAAGETVIWKIRTALRATFYIWVPAIVLAVLLGLVGGPLAAVPIVLALVWTAWRWLTSYELTSERLIIRSGFLVRKREEVELFRVRDFSLSRPLHWLVLGLGTVGLTTRDQSAPNILIGPIAMPETRLDELRRATVARQNRVRFREVEVSSAGDETHGGDHGHGGGALPG; encoded by the coding sequence ATGGCCGAGACCACCCGGGACGCCGCCCAGGATACTCCGACCGGGGCCGCCGGCGAGACCGTGATCTGGAAGATCCGCACCGCGTTGCGCGCGACCTTTTACATCTGGGTGCCGGCCATCGTGCTGGCGGTGCTGCTCGGCCTCGTCGGCGGACCGCTGGCCGCGGTGCCGATCGTTCTGGCCCTGGTCTGGACCGCCTGGCGCTGGCTGACCAGCTACGAGCTCACCAGCGAGCGGCTGATCATCCGCTCAGGCTTCCTGGTGCGGAAGCGCGAGGAGGTGGAGCTGTTCCGGGTGCGCGACTTCTCGCTGTCGCGGCCGCTGCACTGGCTGGTGCTGGGGCTGGGCACGGTCGGACTGACCACGCGCGACCAGTCGGCCCCGAACATACTGATCGGCCCGATCGCCATGCCGGAGACCCGGCTGGATGAGCTGCGCCGGGCCACCGTGGCGCGGCAGAACCGGGTGCGCTTCCGCGAGGTCGAGGTGTCCTCGGCCGGCGACGAGACGCATGGCGGCGACCATGGCCATGGCGGCGGGGCGCTGCCGGGGTAG
- a CDS encoding IS110 family transposase: MLDQPCEGQAAIRTQIGAIFVSLELSRSSWLITSLSPGGGEKMSKHSVGAGDVAGLLALFAEFRRKAAMRTGRSYPIITVQETGLDGFWLHRVLCREGIESHVVDPASIAAPRRRRRAKTDRLDGEALLRALLAYKRGEPRVCAMVVAPSPEEEDRRRLCRERQTLICERTTHVNRIKGLLFAQGITDYAPQRRDRRERLAALHTADGRALPPHLTAQISRELDRLELLVDQIKRVEAEQEAVLAETGAGETAASEPVAMLSAVRGIGATFAAVLWSEGFYRSFANRRQVAAYAGLAATPWRSGSIMHEQGVSKAGNPRLRTVMIQLAWLWLRHQPQSALARWFQARGQRDRKRAIVALARKLLVALWKYVTAGVVIEGAVIKTA; this comes from the coding sequence ATGCTCGATCAACCTTGCGAGGGACAGGCCGCTATCCGGACACAGATTGGCGCAATTTTTGTGTCATTGGAACTGAGCCGTTCGAGTTGGCTGATCACCTCACTGTCGCCCGGCGGCGGGGAGAAGATGTCCAAGCACAGCGTCGGGGCGGGCGATGTCGCGGGGCTGCTGGCGCTGTTTGCAGAGTTCAGGCGCAAGGCGGCGATGCGGACGGGCCGGAGCTATCCGATCATCACCGTTCAGGAGACTGGGCTGGACGGGTTCTGGCTGCACCGGGTTCTGTGTCGGGAGGGGATCGAGAGCCACGTGGTGGATCCGGCGTCGATTGCGGCGCCGCGTCGGCGCCGGCGGGCCAAGACGGACCGGCTCGACGGCGAGGCGCTGCTGCGGGCGCTTCTGGCCTACAAGCGCGGCGAGCCGCGGGTCTGCGCCATGGTGGTGGCGCCCTCTCCGGAAGAGGAGGATCGGCGCCGGCTGTGCCGCGAACGCCAGACGCTGATCTGTGAGCGGACCACGCATGTGAACCGGATCAAGGGGCTTCTGTTCGCGCAGGGTATCACCGACTACGCGCCGCAGCGGCGCGACCGGCGGGAGCGGCTTGCGGCCTTGCACACGGCCGACGGGCGGGCGCTGCCGCCGCACTTGACGGCGCAGATCAGCCGCGAGTTGGACCGGCTCGAGCTGCTGGTCGACCAGATCAAGAGGGTCGAGGCCGAGCAGGAGGCCGTGCTGGCCGAGACCGGCGCCGGTGAGACGGCCGCCTCGGAGCCGGTGGCGATGCTGTCGGCAGTGCGGGGGATCGGCGCCACCTTTGCGGCGGTTCTCTGGTCGGAGGGCTTCTATCGATCCTTCGCCAATCGCCGCCAGGTGGCCGCCTATGCGGGGCTGGCGGCGACGCCGTGGCGCAGCGGCAGCATCATGCATGAGCAGGGTGTGTCGAAGGCCGGCAATCCGCGGCTGCGCACCGTGATGATCCAGCTCGCCTGGCTGTGGCTGCGGCACCAGCCGCAGTCGGCCCTGGCACGCTGGTTCCAGGCCCGTGGCCAGCGCGACCGCAAGCGCGCCATCGTCGCCCTGGCGCGCAAGCTTCTGGTGGCCTTGTGGAAGTACGTCACAGCCGGCGTCGTCATCGAGGGCGCGGTGATCAAGACGGCCTGA
- a CDS encoding acyl-CoA carboxylase subunit beta: protein MREILEVLEKKRAAARLGGGRKRVEAQHAKGKLTARERLEVFLDPGSFEEWDMFVEHRSADFGMAEQKVPGDGVVTGFGTVDGKLVFVFSQDFTVFGGSLSEAHAEKICKIMDQAMKVGAPVIGLNDSGGARIQEGVASLGGYAEVFQRNVLASGVVPQISLIMGPCAGGAVYSPAMTDFIFMVKDSSYMFVTGPDVVKTVTHEVVSAEDLGGAVTHTARSGVADLAFEDDVEALLRLRDFVGFLPSSNRAPAPIRPTEDPADRPEMSLDTLIPANPNKPYDMKELIGKVVDEGDFFELQPAFAGNIVIGLARMQGRTVGIVANQPMVLAGCLDIDSSRKAARFVRFCDAFNIPIVTFVDVPGFLPGTSQEYGGIIKHGAKLLFAYAEATVPKVTVITRKAYGGAYDVMASKHLRGDVNYAWPTAEIAVMGPKGAVEIIFRADLGDAEKIAARTEEYREKFANPFVAAARGYVDDVIMPHNTRRRICKALAMLADKKLENPWKKHDNLPL from the coding sequence ATGCGCGAGATCCTTGAGGTGCTCGAGAAGAAGCGCGCGGCGGCGCGCCTCGGCGGCGGCAGGAAGCGGGTCGAGGCCCAGCACGCCAAGGGCAAGCTGACGGCGCGCGAGCGTCTCGAAGTCTTCCTCGACCCCGGCTCCTTCGAGGAATGGGACATGTTCGTCGAGCACCGCTCGGCGGATTTCGGGATGGCCGAGCAGAAGGTGCCGGGCGACGGCGTGGTCACCGGCTTCGGCACCGTCGACGGCAAGCTGGTCTTCGTCTTCAGCCAGGACTTCACGGTGTTCGGCGGCTCGCTGTCCGAGGCGCATGCCGAGAAGATCTGCAAGATCATGGACCAGGCGATGAAGGTCGGCGCGCCGGTCATCGGCCTGAACGATTCGGGCGGCGCCCGGATCCAGGAGGGCGTGGCCTCGCTCGGCGGCTATGCCGAGGTGTTCCAGCGCAACGTCCTGGCCTCGGGCGTGGTGCCGCAGATCTCGCTGATCATGGGGCCCTGCGCCGGCGGCGCCGTCTATTCCCCGGCGATGACCGACTTCATCTTCATGGTGAAGGACAGCTCCTACATGTTCGTCACCGGCCCGGACGTGGTGAAGACGGTGACGCATGAGGTGGTGTCGGCCGAGGATCTCGGTGGCGCCGTCACCCACACCGCCAGGTCCGGCGTCGCCGACCTGGCCTTCGAGGACGATGTCGAGGCGCTGCTGCGGCTGCGCGACTTCGTCGGGTTCCTGCCATCCTCGAACCGCGCCCCGGCGCCGATCCGTCCGACCGAGGACCCGGCCGACCGGCCGGAGATGTCGCTCGACACCCTGATCCCGGCCAACCCGAACAAGCCCTACGACATGAAGGAGCTGATCGGGAAGGTGGTGGACGAGGGCGACTTCTTCGAGCTGCAGCCGGCCTTCGCCGGCAACATCGTCATCGGCCTGGCGCGGATGCAGGGCCGCACCGTCGGCATCGTCGCCAACCAGCCGATGGTGCTGGCCGGCTGCCTGGACATCGATTCCAGCCGCAAGGCGGCACGCTTCGTCCGCTTCTGCGACGCCTTCAACATCCCGATCGTCACCTTCGTCGACGTGCCGGGATTCCTGCCCGGCACCAGCCAGGAATACGGCGGCATCATCAAGCACGGCGCCAAGCTGCTGTTCGCCTATGCCGAGGCGACGGTGCCGAAGGTCACGGTGATCACCCGCAAGGCCTATGGCGGGGCCTATGACGTGATGGCGTCGAAGCATCTGCGCGGCGACGTCAACTACGCTTGGCCGACGGCGGAGATCGCGGTGATGGGGCCGAAGGGCGCCGTCGAGATCATCTTCCGCGCCGATCTCGGCGATGCCGAGAAGATCGCGGCGCGAACCGAGGAGTACCGCGAGAAATTCGCCAACCCCTTCGTCGCCGCGGCGCGCGGCTATGTCGACGACGTGATCATGCCGCACAACACCCGGCGCCGGATCTGCAAGGCCCTGGCGATGCTGGCCGACAAGAAACTCGAGAACCCCTGGAAGAAGCACGACAACCTGCCCCTGTGA
- a CDS encoding GNAT family N-acetyltransferase translates to MAKTGQGGGGVAVTVRPMRGDAVEIAAVVALIRGAFADYIDRLDPPPSAVRETAESVAALLDREHGLVAEVGGAAVGCLFLQRRDGGDIYIGRVAVARAHRRGGVGRALMAAAEAEARRLGGGRLTLGVRLALDGNRRFFASLGFAEGALHAHPGYDRPTWLEMTKAIG, encoded by the coding sequence ATGGCGAAGACGGGGCAGGGCGGCGGCGGGGTGGCCGTGACGGTGCGGCCGATGCGCGGCGACGCGGTGGAGATCGCGGCGGTGGTGGCGCTGATCCGCGGCGCCTTCGCGGATTACATCGACCGGCTCGACCCGCCGCCCAGCGCGGTGCGCGAGACGGCGGAGAGCGTGGCGGCGCTGCTGGACCGCGAGCACGGGCTGGTGGCCGAGGTGGGCGGCGCGGCGGTCGGCTGCCTGTTCCTGCAGCGGCGCGACGGCGGCGACATCTATATCGGCCGGGTCGCGGTGGCCCGCGCGCATCGCCGCGGCGGCGTCGGCCGGGCGCTGATGGCGGCGGCCGAGGCGGAGGCGCGGCGGCTGGGCGGGGGGCGGCTGACGCTCGGCGTCCGCCTGGCGCTGGACGGCAACCGCCGGTTCTTCGCCTCGCTCGGCTTCGCCGAGGGCGCGCTGCACGCCCATCCCGGCTACGACCGGCCGACCTGGTTGGAGATGACGAAGGCGATTGGGTGA
- a CDS encoding phytanoyl-CoA dioxygenase family protein, whose protein sequence is MDRYQYGDNRPGNASVSYAFDTQLKDIEKTLPLRVLSAEDWQHWITWGYVVVPNAVPAENIRRTCDLLWEFQEMDPADPESWTKPQLRDHAMKELNNSGMVEIYNHQFLWDNRQHQRVYDAFVDIWDTERLWVTIDRANLNPPNRQARGFNGFIHWDADTSLTPLPVNCQGVLSLVDTDPEMGGFQCVPELFRTLEVWRETQPADRNPWAPDTTGFEIKNITMKAGDLLIFNSLLAHGIRPNRSQDRVRMAQYISMTPADEGNAELREWRIQSWRDREPPKGYAFPGDPREWEKTRYERARLTPLGEKLLGLASWDE, encoded by the coding sequence ATGGACCGCTATCAGTACGGGGATAACCGGCCGGGCAACGCCTCGGTCTCCTACGCCTTCGACACCCAGCTCAAGGATATCGAGAAGACGCTGCCGCTGCGCGTCCTGTCCGCCGAGGACTGGCAGCACTGGATCACCTGGGGCTATGTCGTCGTCCCGAACGCCGTCCCGGCCGAGAACATCCGCCGCACCTGCGACCTGCTGTGGGAGTTCCAGGAGATGGACCCGGCGGATCCGGAGAGCTGGACCAAGCCCCAGCTGCGCGACCATGCGATGAAGGAGCTGAACAACAGCGGCATGGTCGAGATCTACAACCATCAATTCCTGTGGGACAACCGCCAGCACCAGCGGGTCTACGACGCCTTCGTCGACATCTGGGACACCGAGCGCCTGTGGGTCACGATCGACCGCGCCAACCTGAACCCGCCGAACCGGCAGGCGCGCGGCTTCAACGGCTTCATCCACTGGGACGCCGACACCTCGCTGACGCCGCTGCCGGTGAACTGCCAGGGCGTGCTGTCGCTGGTCGACACCGATCCGGAGATGGGCGGCTTCCAATGCGTGCCGGAGCTGTTCCGGACACTGGAGGTCTGGCGCGAGACCCAGCCGGCCGACCGCAACCCCTGGGCGCCGGACACCACCGGCTTCGAGATCAAGAACATCACCATGAAGGCCGGCGACCTCCTGATCTTCAACAGTCTGCTGGCCCACGGCATCCGGCCGAACCGGTCGCAGGACCGGGTGCGGATGGCGCAGTACATCTCGATGACCCCGGCGGACGAGGGCAACGCCGAGCTGCGCGAGTGGCGCATCCAGTCCTGGCGCGACCGCGAGCCGCCGAAGGGCTATGCCTTCCCCGGTGATCCGCGGGAATGGGAGAAAACCCGCTACGAGCGTGCCCGCCTGACCCCGCTCGGCGAGAAGCTGCTCGGCCTCGCCTCCTGGGACGAATAG
- a CDS encoding helix-turn-helix domain-containing protein, which translates to MQPIFEKVTVPGDASWTLLNRRLDDAIPFEWHYHPEFELTLTLNSRGQRHVGDHLGQYDDGDLVLVGPNLPHTWCSRERIDPARPHIALVMWFSPDWAARLVGSLAELRPVGRILDEAGRGLAFSALASASVRPAIEAMPELDPAGRLLRLIEVLTVLARDEGRAPLAAPAPLPAAVAAPEQARIDRVLNHIHAHYRDEIPIAALTGLACLSPSAFHRFFRRHTRLTVSRYVAQLRIGQACSLLINSDRPIAHVADEVGYQNIANFNRQFRALKAMTPREFRRSFRG; encoded by the coding sequence ATGCAGCCGATCTTCGAGAAGGTGACGGTGCCGGGGGATGCGTCCTGGACGCTGCTGAACCGGCGGCTGGACGACGCCATCCCGTTCGAATGGCACTACCACCCGGAATTCGAGCTGACGCTGACCCTGAACAGCCGCGGCCAGCGCCATGTCGGCGACCATCTCGGGCAATACGACGACGGCGACCTGGTGCTGGTCGGCCCCAACCTGCCGCACACCTGGTGCTCGCGCGAGCGGATCGACCCGGCCCGGCCGCACATCGCCCTGGTGATGTGGTTCTCGCCGGACTGGGCGGCACGGCTGGTGGGCTCGCTGGCCGAACTGCGGCCGGTCGGGCGCATCCTCGACGAGGCCGGACGCGGCCTCGCCTTCTCCGCCCTTGCCTCCGCATCGGTGCGGCCGGCGATCGAGGCGATGCCGGAGCTCGACCCCGCCGGTCGGCTGCTGCGGCTGATCGAGGTGCTGACCGTCCTGGCGCGGGACGAGGGCCGGGCGCCGCTGGCCGCCCCGGCGCCGCTGCCGGCCGCCGTGGCGGCGCCGGAGCAGGCGCGGATCGACCGGGTGCTGAACCACATCCATGCGCATTATCGCGACGAGATCCCGATCGCGGCGCTGACCGGCCTGGCCTGCCTCAGCCCCTCGGCCTTCCACCGCTTCTTCCGCCGCCACACCCGTCTGACCGTGTCGCGCTACGTCGCCCAGCTGCGCATCGGCCAGGCCTGCTCGCTCCTGATCAACAGCGACCGGCCGATCGCCCATGTCGCGGACGAGGTCGGCTATCAAAACATCGCCAATTTCAACCGCCAGTTCCGGGCGCTGAAGGCGATGACCCCGCGCGAGTTCCGTCGGAGCTTTCGGGGGTGA
- the lepB gene encoding signal peptidase I, producing MAADTASRNGGARRWLRGAGELAALLLVIAAGKTAIAEPFYVPSGSMEPTLQIGDELVAAKFSYGYSAASLPFGLTVPESGRVLGRLPARGDVVVFRWPGDPSQTWVKRVIGLPGDRIAMRDGRLWINGEPAGLRPDGEGRVERGNGTTAIAIRAVETLPGGVSHPIFKLYARGPLDEMAEVTVPPGHLFVMGDNRDNSADSRLPVSAGGVGLLPVGDLVGKAEVVVASWDLGRASQPVWTWPAGLRLDRFLSAIE from the coding sequence ATGGCGGCCGACACGGCATCGAGGAACGGAGGCGCCCGGCGCTGGCTGCGCGGCGCCGGCGAGCTGGCGGCGCTGCTGCTGGTGATCGCCGCCGGCAAGACCGCCATCGCCGAGCCCTTCTATGTGCCCTCCGGCTCGATGGAGCCGACGCTGCAGATCGGCGACGAGCTGGTGGCGGCGAAGTTCAGCTACGGCTACAGCGCCGCGTCGCTGCCCTTCGGCCTGACCGTGCCGGAGAGCGGCCGGGTTCTGGGCCGGCTGCCGGCGCGCGGCGACGTCGTCGTCTTCCGCTGGCCCGGCGACCCGTCGCAGACCTGGGTCAAGCGGGTGATCGGGCTGCCGGGCGACCGCATCGCGATGCGCGACGGGCGGCTCTGGATCAACGGCGAGCCGGCGGGGCTGCGGCCGGACGGCGAGGGCAGGGTGGAGCGCGGCAACGGCACGACCGCCATCGCCATCCGCGCGGTCGAGACCCTGCCGGGCGGCGTCAGCCACCCGATCTTCAAGCTCTATGCGCGCGGTCCTCTGGACGAGATGGCGGAGGTGACGGTGCCGCCCGGCCATCTCTTCGTCATGGGCGACAACCGCGACAACTCGGCCGACAGCCGTCTGCCGGTCAGCGCGGGTGGCGTCGGCCTGCTGCCCGTCGGTGACCTGGTCGGCAAGGCCGAGGTCGTGGTCGCGTCCTGGGACCTCGGCCGCGCCTCGCAGCCGGTCTGGACCTGGCCTGCCGGCCTGCGGCTGGACCGGTTTCTGTCCGCGATCGAGTGA
- a CDS encoding pirin family protein has protein sequence MSWQPTRDPAVGETPCPFIETVVIPRTADIGGFEVRRAVPSMQKRSVGPFVFVDEMGPTLFGAGEGIDVPPHPHIGLATVTYLFAGEQTHRDSLGTRQLIRPGDVNWMTAGSGIAHSERTPPALRASGSTLFGVQTWVALPAPYEEVAPSFAHHGVDDLPVIEDAGKSVRLIVGSAYGARSPVATFSETLYLDAALQAGAVLPLPAEHEERAVYVVSGSVRIGGDDFPPQRLLVLRPGDMVEVQALEETRLLVFGGEPLDGPRKLWWNFVARSRERIEQAKEDWREGRFGTIPDETERLPLPER, from the coding sequence ATGAGCTGGCAACCGACCCGCGATCCCGCCGTCGGCGAGACGCCCTGCCCCTTCATCGAGACCGTGGTGATCCCGCGCACCGCCGACATCGGCGGCTTCGAGGTGCGGCGCGCCGTGCCGTCGATGCAGAAGCGCTCGGTCGGCCCCTTCGTCTTCGTCGATGAGATGGGCCCGACCCTGTTCGGCGCCGGCGAAGGCATCGACGTGCCGCCGCACCCGCATATCGGCCTGGCCACCGTGACCTATCTGTTCGCCGGGGAGCAGACGCATCGCGACAGCCTGGGCACCCGCCAGCTGATCCGCCCCGGCGACGTCAACTGGATGACCGCCGGCAGCGGCATCGCCCATTCCGAGCGCACGCCGCCGGCCCTGCGCGCCAGCGGATCGACCCTGTTCGGGGTGCAGACCTGGGTGGCCCTGCCCGCCCCCTATGAGGAGGTGGCCCCTAGCTTCGCCCATCACGGCGTCGACGACCTGCCGGTGATCGAGGATGCCGGCAAGTCCGTGCGGCTGATCGTCGGTTCGGCCTATGGCGCGCGCTCGCCGGTCGCCACCTTCTCCGAGACGCTCTATCTCGACGCGGCGCTGCAGGCCGGGGCGGTGCTGCCGCTGCCGGCCGAGCATGAGGAGCGGGCGGTCTATGTCGTCTCCGGCAGTGTCCGGATCGGCGGCGACGACTTCCCGCCGCAGCGCCTGCTGGTGCTGCGCCCCGGCGACATGGTCGAGGTCCAGGCGCTGGAGGAGACGCGCCTCCTGGTGTTCGGCGGCGAGCCGCTCGACGGCCCGCGCAAGCTGTGGTGGAACTTCGTCGCCCGCAGCCGCGAGCGCATCGAGCAGGCCAAGGAAGACTGGCGCGAGGGCCGCTTCGGCACCATCCCGGACGAGACCGAGCGGCTGCCGCTGCCGGAGCGGTGA
- a CDS encoding SDR family NAD(P)-dependent oxidoreductase: MDLHGKTILITGSTDGVGRWVARRLAADGAHVLLHGRSEERGRAVLEAIQAEGGSAEFLPADLSSLAEVRRLAEAVLARHDRLDVLINNAGIGTGPDPDRRETSADGHELRFAVNYLAGFLLTRLLLPALRRSAPARIVNVASAGQQAIDFDDVMLTRGYSGIRAYCQSKLAQILFTFDLAEELRGSGVTATCLHPATYMDTTMVRQSGTHPISTVEEGGEAILALAVSPEREGENGVYYSGQRPARPLAQAEDPVAREKLRRLSAQLTGLEPG; this comes from the coding sequence ATGGACCTGCACGGCAAGACCATCCTGATCACCGGCTCGACCGATGGCGTCGGCCGCTGGGTCGCCCGGCGGCTGGCCGCCGACGGCGCCCATGTGCTGCTGCACGGCCGCAGCGAGGAGCGCGGCCGGGCGGTGCTGGAGGCGATCCAGGCCGAGGGTGGAAGTGCCGAGTTCCTGCCGGCCGACCTGTCCTCGCTGGCCGAGGTGCGGCGGCTGGCCGAGGCCGTGCTGGCGCGGCACGACCGTCTCGACGTGCTGATCAACAATGCCGGCATCGGCACCGGCCCGGATCCGGACCGGCGCGAGACCAGCGCCGACGGGCACGAGCTGCGCTTCGCCGTGAACTACCTCGCCGGCTTCCTGCTGACCCGGCTGCTGCTGCCGGCGTTGCGGCGCAGCGCGCCGGCCCGGATCGTCAATGTCGCCTCGGCCGGGCAGCAGGCGATCGATTTCGACGACGTCATGCTGACCCGCGGCTACAGCGGCATCCGCGCCTATTGCCAGAGCAAGCTGGCGCAGATCCTGTTCACCTTCGACTTGGCGGAGGAGCTGCGCGGCAGCGGCGTCACCGCCACCTGCCTGCATCCGGCGACCTATATGGATACCACCATGGTGCGGCAGAGCGGCACGCACCCGATCAGCACGGTCGAGGAGGGCGGCGAGGCGATCCTGGCGCTGGCGGTCTCGCCCGAGCGCGAGGGCGAGAACGGCGTCTACTACAGCGGCCAGCGCCCGGCCCGGCCGCTGGCGCAGGCCGAGGACCCGGTGGCCCGGGAAAAGCTGCGCCGCCTGAGCGCGCAGCTCACCGGCCTCGAGCCGGGCTGA
- a CDS encoding LysR substrate-binding domain-containing protein, giving the protein MRFDLTDLRLFLHVAEAGSITAGAERASLALASASARIRGMEAAAGTALLRRGRRGVAPTPAGEAVLHHARLVLQQMERLRGELGDYARGLKGHVRILGNTAAVTEFLPEPLAAWLAAHPRIDIDLEERPSHAIVEAVAAGLADLGIVADMAEGGGVEGLERIPFRIDRLVLAVPRGHPLAARRRIAFAEALGEDFVGLSPGSALQDHLARHAARAGRPLKLRVRLGGFDAVCRMVEQGVGLAVVPETAARRCRRSMAVRAVPLSDPWALRRLSICVRRLDALPVHARRLVEHLAQDATAGQ; this is encoded by the coding sequence ATGCGCTTCGACCTGACCGATCTGCGCCTGTTCCTGCATGTCGCCGAGGCCGGCAGCATCACCGCCGGCGCCGAGCGGGCGAGCCTGGCTCTCGCCTCGGCCAGCGCCCGCATCCGCGGCATGGAGGCGGCGGCCGGCACGGCGCTGCTGCGGCGCGGCCGGCGCGGCGTGGCCCCGACCCCGGCCGGCGAGGCGGTGCTGCACCACGCCCGGCTGGTGCTGCAGCAGATGGAGCGGCTGCGCGGCGAGCTCGGCGACTATGCCCGCGGCCTCAAGGGCCATGTCCGCATCCTCGGCAACACCGCGGCGGTGACCGAGTTCCTGCCCGAGCCCCTGGCCGCATGGCTGGCCGCCCATCCCCGCATCGACATCGACCTGGAGGAGCGGCCGAGCCACGCCATCGTCGAGGCGGTGGCCGCCGGGCTGGCCGATCTCGGCATCGTCGCGGACATGGCCGAGGGCGGCGGGGTCGAAGGGCTGGAGCGCATCCCGTTCCGGATCGACCGGCTGGTGCTGGCGGTGCCGCGCGGCCACCCGCTGGCCGCCCGCCGCCGCATCGCCTTCGCCGAGGCGCTGGGCGAGGATTTCGTGGGCCTGAGCCCCGGCAGCGCGCTGCAGGACCATCTCGCCCGCCACGCCGCCCGGGCCGGCCGTCCGCTCAAGCTGCGGGTCCGGCTCGGCGGCTTCGACGCCGTATGCAGGATGGTGGAGCAGGGCGTCGGCCTGGCGGTGGTGCCGGAGACGGCGGCGCGGCGCTGCCGCCGCAGCATGGCGGTCCGGGCAGTGCCGCTGTCCGATCCTTGGGCGCTGCGCCGCCTGTCGATCTGCGTCCGCCGCCTCGACGCCCTGCCGGTTCATGCCAGGCGGCTGGTGGAGCATCTGGCGCAGGACGCTACGGCAGGCCAATAA